In one Arenibacter antarcticus genomic region, the following are encoded:
- a CDS encoding SPOR domain-containing protein, with amino-acid sequence MKTTSFFILLACSTIFCTAQQGNINVQQDSKISKLLDIYKTVNENNDYYRIQVGFGSFQEAQKLKAEVDQDFPDWPTRIDFESPSYRVRIGKFKTLLLGERKLIEVRQKYPSAMLLKPEKTTK; translated from the coding sequence ATGAAAACTACCTCTTTTTTTATCCTTTTGGCCTGTTCCACTATTTTTTGCACTGCCCAACAGGGTAATATCAATGTACAACAAGATAGTAAAATCAGCAAATTGCTGGACATCTATAAAACCGTTAACGAAAACAATGACTACTATCGAATTCAAGTAGGTTTTGGCTCCTTTCAGGAGGCTCAAAAATTAAAAGCAGAGGTAGATCAGGATTTTCCAGATTGGCCAACCCGGATCGATTTTGAATCACCAAGCTACCGGGTAAGGATCGGAAAATTTAAGACACTATTACTAGGGGAAAGAAAACTAATAGAAGTACGTCAAAAATACCCTAGTGCAATGCTCCTAAAACCAGAAAAAACGACCAAATAG
- the infB gene encoding translation initiation factor IF-2 produces MADNATIRLNKVLRELNISLDRAVDYLGSKGHDIDARPTTKISNDVYQVLLDEFQTDMSKKVASKEVGEEKRKEKEALRLQLEQEQEEKRLAREKRTERETVIKAKVELPGPKTIGKIDLDAGRKTAAPIPKKTEEVTPEKPVEKATEKVVEKEIEKAPEVVAEKPVDKIVEKAIVAPKVESPKEVEAPKEVEAPKKAVASKEVKASEEVIKPEAKPAEKEVPTVKVEQPKVAEVPKKEEEKAVETESAPENEVIQTKYQKLTGPKIMGDKIDLSQFQKPKKKKEVAKAADAADKKKRRKRIIAKPGTETNRPPAARPPRGPVVRRAPGQRFASTAKVEPTEEDVQKQVRETLEKLQGKSKKGKGAKYRRDKRDQHRQQTEKDIEQQELESKTLKVTEFVTASEMATMMDVPTTKIISACMSLGIMVTMNQRLDAETLSIVADEFGFEVEFVTADLEDSIVEVADAPEDLVSRAPIVTVMGHVDHGKTSLLDYIRKENVIGGESGGITQHIGAYGVTLENGQRMAFLDTPGHEAFTAMRARGAQVTDIAIIVVAADDDIMPQTKEAISHAQAAGVPIVFAINKVDKPTANPEKIKDGLAQMNLLVEDWGGKIQSQDISAKTGLGIKELLEKVLLEAELLELTANPNKMASGTVVEAFLDKGRGYVSTVLVQAGTLKIGDYVLAGTCSGKIKAMQDERGNLLKEVGPSRPISILGLDGAPQAGDKFNVLEDEREARLIATKRSQLLREQSVRTQRHITLDEIGRRIALGEFKELNIILKGDVDGSVEALTDSFQKLSTAEIQVNIIYKAVGPITESDVLLASASDAVIIGFNVRPMGNARMLADKEEIDIRMYSIIYDAINDLKDAMEGMLSPEMKEEISGTAEIRETFKISKIGTIAGCMVTSGKIFRNSNIRLIRDGVVIHTGLLSSLKRFKDDVKEVAKGYDCGLQVKNYNDIQELDIVEAFQEVAVKKKLK; encoded by the coding sequence ATGGCGGATAATGCAACGATAAGGCTTAATAAAGTCCTAAGAGAACTTAATATTTCATTGGATCGAGCGGTAGACTATCTCGGGTCCAAGGGGCATGATATTGATGCTAGGCCTACTACCAAAATATCGAACGATGTGTATCAAGTTCTATTGGATGAGTTCCAGACGGACATGAGCAAGAAAGTTGCGTCCAAAGAAGTTGGTGAGGAGAAGCGGAAAGAAAAGGAGGCCTTGCGACTACAGTTGGAGCAAGAGCAGGAAGAGAAAAGACTAGCTAGGGAGAAAAGGACGGAGAGAGAGACTGTCATCAAGGCGAAAGTAGAACTTCCCGGACCAAAGACTATAGGAAAGATCGACTTGGATGCAGGAAGAAAGACGGCAGCCCCAATACCGAAGAAAACGGAAGAGGTGACCCCAGAAAAACCGGTGGAAAAGGCAACTGAAAAAGTTGTTGAGAAAGAAATTGAGAAAGCTCCAGAAGTGGTCGCTGAAAAGCCTGTGGATAAAATAGTGGAAAAAGCTATTGTGGCCCCAAAGGTTGAATCTCCTAAGGAGGTTGAAGCTCCGAAAGAAGTTGAGGCTCCGAAAAAAGCTGTAGCTTCCAAAGAGGTTAAGGCTTCTGAAGAGGTGATTAAACCAGAGGCTAAACCTGCAGAGAAGGAAGTTCCTACGGTAAAAGTGGAGCAACCCAAAGTGGCGGAAGTACCTAAAAAAGAAGAAGAGAAGGCTGTGGAGACTGAATCGGCACCTGAAAATGAGGTGATCCAAACTAAATATCAAAAGCTTACGGGCCCCAAGATAATGGGGGATAAAATTGACCTCAGTCAATTCCAAAAGCCCAAGAAGAAGAAAGAAGTGGCTAAGGCTGCAGATGCCGCGGACAAGAAAAAAAGAAGAAAGAGAATAATCGCGAAACCTGGGACAGAGACAAATCGTCCGCCTGCTGCTAGACCACCTAGAGGTCCGGTGGTTAGAAGAGCCCCGGGACAGCGATTTGCATCCACCGCCAAGGTAGAACCTACCGAGGAGGATGTGCAAAAACAAGTGCGCGAAACCTTGGAAAAATTACAAGGTAAATCCAAAAAAGGAAAAGGCGCCAAGTATAGAAGAGATAAACGAGATCAGCACCGTCAGCAAACGGAGAAGGATATTGAGCAGCAAGAATTGGAAAGCAAAACACTAAAGGTTACAGAGTTTGTGACTGCTAGTGAGATGGCTACAATGATGGATGTTCCTACTACAAAAATTATTTCGGCATGTATGTCCTTGGGAATCATGGTTACCATGAACCAACGATTGGATGCGGAAACCTTATCTATTGTTGCCGATGAGTTTGGATTTGAAGTAGAATTTGTAACTGCTGATCTAGAGGATAGTATAGTGGAAGTGGCCGATGCACCAGAAGATTTGGTGTCAAGAGCACCAATTGTTACGGTAATGGGGCACGTGGATCACGGGAAAACATCCTTATTAGATTACATAAGAAAAGAGAATGTTATTGGCGGTGAAAGTGGAGGTATTACCCAACACATCGGCGCATACGGGGTTACCTTGGAAAATGGTCAAAGAATGGCGTTTTTGGATACACCTGGTCACGAAGCCTTTACGGCGATGCGTGCACGTGGTGCCCAAGTAACGGATATCGCAATTATTGTGGTTGCAGCTGATGATGATATAATGCCGCAAACCAAAGAGGCTATTAGCCACGCCCAAGCGGCAGGGGTTCCTATAGTGTTTGCAATAAATAAAGTAGATAAACCAACCGCTAATCCTGAGAAGATCAAAGATGGCCTTGCTCAGATGAATTTGTTGGTGGAAGATTGGGGGGGTAAGATTCAGTCCCAAGATATTTCTGCCAAGACAGGTCTTGGAATAAAGGAGTTGTTGGAAAAGGTGTTGTTGGAAGCAGAGCTTTTAGAGCTTACTGCCAACCCAAATAAAATGGCCTCTGGTACAGTAGTTGAAGCCTTCCTAGATAAGGGTAGGGGATATGTGTCTACTGTTTTGGTTCAGGCTGGTACCTTGAAAATAGGGGATTATGTACTTGCCGGTACCTGTAGTGGTAAAATTAAGGCCATGCAGGATGAACGTGGTAATTTATTGAAAGAAGTAGGTCCGTCAAGGCCGATCTCTATCCTAGGATTGGATGGAGCTCCACAAGCTGGTGATAAGTTTAATGTTCTTGAAGATGAGCGGGAGGCGAGATTAATTGCTACCAAACGTTCTCAGTTATTAAGAGAGCAGTCAGTTAGGACTCAGCGCCATATTACTTTGGATGAGATTGGAAGACGAATTGCACTAGGTGAATTTAAAGAATTGAACATTATCCTTAAAGGGGATGTGGATGGTTCAGTTGAAGCACTTACGGATTCGTTCCAGAAACTTTCTACTGCTGAAATTCAAGTAAATATCATTTATAAAGCAGTTGGTCCTATCACAGAATCAGATGTTCTATTGGCTTCTGCCTCGGACGCTGTAATTATAGGGTTTAACGTTAGGCCAATGGGTAACGCCAGAATGTTGGCTGATAAGGAAGAAATCGATATTAGGATGTATTCCATCATTTATGATGCAATTAACGACCTGAAAGATGCGATGGAAGGAATGCTTTCTCCAGAAATGAAGGAAGAGATTTCGGGTACTGCGGAAATAAGGGAAACCTTTAAGATTTCTAAAATTGGTACAATTGCAGGTTGTATGGTAACCAGTGGTAAGATCTTTAGGAATTCCAATATTAGATTGATAAGAGATGGGGTGGTTATCCATACAGGGTTACTGTCTTCTCTTAAGAGGTTTAAGGATGACGTTAAGGAAGTAGCCAAAGGATACGATTGTGGTCTGCAGGTTAAAAATTACAATGATATCCAGGAATTGGATATTGTAGAAGCATTCCAAGAAGTAGCTGTGAAGAAGAAACTGAAATAG